A portion of the Melitaea cinxia chromosome 1, ilMelCinx1.1, whole genome shotgun sequence genome contains these proteins:
- the LOC123654474 gene encoding methyltransferase-like protein 25B translates to MSNHEETVKSALYMCLKVIKMYEWLLNLYVLDFFVDNHWAKLPTTWQQCFREMDPKDLGDIISGKTNKNVLPLSFLALLKAVSSLSIPRKGSYTSITNDNLKGTISHAKLNNLYLKHVKLKKRHEISLMSDFVYSTAVKSNCNAVMDFGSGLGHLVRILNYKYDLTTVGIEMQTKLSEEARKLDLELEYTAKKHLTEECMSKLQRPTHCNVTLTSLDQLQEIELPDTINHYGLIGLHPCGDLGPLLIKHFVNSHKVKFICVVGCCYMKLSCNNDNCGYPMSKYVKQLDNSLTYVSREIACHAIELYTQKLCKGDYKDLKVHAYRAALEKLLVEVDPKLKHMPIRSVKHTNDLSFESYCEAAQQKLHVNSLLSKSVEHELNQWKRVVVMYTLRLMMAPLVETVILLDRLLFILEHGTFCAIYPVFDPKISPRNHIIVGIKP, encoded by the exons atgAGTAACCACGAAGAAACAGTAAAATCCGCACTTTACATGTGCTTAAAAGTCATAAAAATGTACGAATGGTTGTTGAACCTCTATGTTTTG GATTTCTTTGTCGATAATCATTGGGCGAAACTACCAACAACCTGGCAGCAATGTTTTAGAGAAATGGATCCAAAAGACTTGGGTGACATTATTTCTggaaaaacgaataaaaatgtattgcCTCTTTCTTTCTTAGCGTTGTTAAAAGCAGTTAGTAGTTTAAGCATACCACGAAAAGGTTCTTACACGAGTATAACGAATGATAATCTGAAAGGCACTATAAGTCACgcaaaattgaataatttgtatttgaaacatgtaaaattaaaaaaaaggcatGAAATTAGTTTAATGTCTGATTTTGTATATAGTACTGCTGTTAAAAGCAACTGTAATGCAGTGATGGACTTTGGATCAGGTCTAGGACATTTAGTTAGGatactaaattataaatatgaccTAACCACTGTTGGTATTGAAATGCAGACAAAACTGTCTGAAGAAGCTAG aaaactTGATTTGGAATTAGAATACACTGCGAAGAAACATCTGACAGAGGAATGTATGTCCAAACTTCAGAGACCCACACATTGTAATGTCACATTGACTTCCTTAGACCAATTACAAGAAATCGAGTTACCTGATACTATTAATCACTATGGCTTAATTGGTCTGCATCCGTGTGGAGATTTAGGTCCGTTACTGATAAAACACTTTGTTAACAGTCATAAAGTGAAGTTTATATGTGTTGTTGGCTGTTGCTACATGAAGTTATCCTGCAATAACGACAATTGCGGGTATCCAATGAGTAAATATGTGAAACAATTAGACAACTCACTTACCTATGTCAGTAGAGAAATAGCTTGTCACGCTATAGAGTTATACACACAGAAGTTGTGCAAAGGAGATTATAAAGACTTGAAG GTACATGCATACAGAGCTGCTTTAGAAAAATTATTAGTGGAGGTAGAtcctaaattaaaacatatgcCAATTAGAAGTGTGAAACACACCAATGATTTGTCATTTGAAag CTATTGTGAAGCTGCTCAGCAGAAATTGCATGTAAATTCTTTACTGAGTAAAAGTGTGGAGCACGAGTTAAATCAGTGGAAGCGAGTAGTTGTGATGTACACGCTACGTCTTATGATGGCACCACTTGTTGAAACTGTCATATTACTCGACAGACTCTTGTTTATCTTAGAACATG gtACATTCTGTGCAATATATCCTGTGTTCGATCCGAAGATATCTCCCCGAAATCACATAATTGTTGGCATAAAACcttaa